One genomic region from Arthrobacter sp. FB24 encodes:
- a CDS encoding SulP family inorganic anion transporter — protein MPSAPAKTDPPAPQRTAPSGHHPAEKDPGGLREFLTTGLRWDLPASLVVFLVAVPLSLGIAAASGAPVMAGLIAAAVGGIVAGSLGGSPLQVSGPAAGLTVIVAGLIEQFGWPVTCAITAAAGVLQALLGLARVGRVALAIAPVVVHAMLAGIGITIVLQQLHVMLGAESASEAWENIMGMPGSFLAADIAAAVLGAVVIALLLGWKHLPPAVRRVPGPLVAVIAATALSLPFNVDRITFDGSLLGALAFPELPDGNWTAVVLGVVTIALIASVESLLSAVAVDKMHHGRRTDFNRELLGQGAANVTSGMLGGLPVTGVIVRSATNLEAGARTRKSAILHGVWVLVFSLLLAGLIQLIPQAVLAGLLIVIGSRLVRAADIRTARRTGDLTVYGVTLFCVVFVNLLVGVLTGLVLAVALVLWRVARASIHAEPAGTGDGKRWRVVIDGSCSFLSLPRLSAVLASVPAGAHVTVELEVDFLDHPVHDTLDAWRNRHVGNGGTVVVEESGTATLHDAQAGPPSRGSSRSALRSGFAPWRSWQQRLTGHAASGTEAARPNVAGPRVPGPDVPGPLRSVLDGVDNYHRRNAHLVRPHVQELSSYQDPGTLFVACSDSRLVPNLITSSGPGDLFTVRNVGNVVGDDGRDASIEAALEFALNELSVESIVVCGHSGCGAMTALWADPDGAGDRGAIDVWLDHARPSLMAFRDGHPVQAAAAEAGFGAVDQLAMVNVAVQLDRLLGHPGLREPLDSGRVHVAGLFYDISTARVLQITPDGIGHLDASRESR, from the coding sequence ATGCCATCAGCACCCGCCAAGACGGACCCGCCCGCACCGCAACGGACCGCCCCATCAGGCCACCACCCCGCTGAAAAGGATCCCGGGGGCCTTCGGGAATTCCTGACCACCGGGCTCCGCTGGGACCTGCCGGCGTCGCTGGTGGTGTTCCTGGTGGCCGTCCCGCTGTCGCTGGGCATCGCGGCCGCCTCCGGCGCCCCGGTGATGGCCGGCCTGATTGCCGCCGCCGTGGGCGGGATCGTCGCCGGCAGCCTGGGTGGTTCCCCGCTGCAGGTCAGCGGGCCAGCCGCCGGACTGACAGTCATCGTTGCCGGCCTGATTGAACAGTTCGGCTGGCCGGTCACCTGCGCCATCACCGCGGCAGCCGGCGTGCTCCAGGCACTGCTCGGACTGGCACGGGTGGGCCGCGTCGCGCTGGCCATCGCACCGGTGGTGGTCCATGCCATGCTCGCGGGCATCGGCATCACCATTGTGCTGCAGCAGCTGCACGTGATGCTCGGCGCCGAGTCGGCCAGCGAGGCCTGGGAGAACATCATGGGCATGCCGGGCAGCTTCCTTGCCGCCGACATCGCCGCTGCAGTCCTTGGTGCTGTAGTTATCGCCCTGCTGCTCGGCTGGAAGCACCTTCCTCCCGCTGTCCGCCGGGTTCCCGGGCCCCTTGTTGCGGTCATCGCGGCCACCGCCCTCTCCCTGCCCTTCAACGTGGACCGGATCACCTTTGACGGCTCCCTGCTGGGCGCACTTGCCTTTCCCGAGCTGCCCGACGGGAACTGGACCGCGGTTGTCCTGGGCGTGGTGACCATCGCGCTGATCGCCAGTGTGGAATCCCTGCTCTCGGCCGTGGCCGTCGACAAGATGCACCACGGGAGGCGAACGGACTTCAACCGCGAACTCCTGGGGCAGGGCGCCGCCAATGTGACCTCCGGGATGCTTGGAGGCCTGCCCGTGACCGGGGTGATCGTCCGGAGCGCCACCAACCTTGAGGCCGGTGCCCGGACGCGCAAGTCCGCAATCCTCCACGGTGTCTGGGTGCTGGTCTTCTCGCTGCTGCTGGCGGGCCTGATCCAGCTGATTCCGCAGGCTGTCCTCGCAGGACTGCTCATCGTGATCGGTTCGCGCCTGGTCCGGGCGGCCGACATCAGGACGGCACGGCGGACGGGCGACCTGACCGTCTACGGTGTGACCCTGTTCTGCGTGGTGTTCGTCAATCTGCTCGTGGGAGTTTTGACCGGCCTGGTCCTGGCCGTTGCGCTGGTTCTCTGGCGTGTGGCGAGGGCCAGCATCCACGCTGAACCGGCAGGCACCGGCGACGGGAAGCGCTGGCGGGTGGTGATCGACGGCTCATGCAGCTTCCTCTCCCTCCCGCGGCTGAGCGCCGTGCTGGCCTCGGTTCCGGCCGGGGCGCACGTCACGGTGGAGCTGGAGGTGGACTTCCTGGACCATCCCGTCCACGACACCCTTGACGCCTGGCGCAACAGGCACGTGGGCAACGGCGGCACGGTGGTCGTTGAGGAAAGCGGCACGGCCACGCTCCACGACGCACAGGCCGGCCCGCCGAGCCGCGGCAGTTCACGCTCCGCCCTTCGGAGCGGCTTCGCCCCCTGGCGCAGCTGGCAGCAGCGGCTCACCGGGCACGCGGCCTCCGGGACTGAGGCTGCGCGGCCGAACGTTGCGGGACCGCGGGTTCCAGGGCCCGATGTTCCCGGGCCGCTGCGGTCGGTGCTGGACGGTGTGGACAACTACCACCGGCGGAACGCCCATCTGGTGCGTCCCCATGTGCAGGAGCTGTCCTCGTACCAGGATCCGGGCACGCTGTTCGTGGCCTGCTCGGACTCCCGCCTGGTGCCGAACCTGATCACCAGCAGCGGCCCGGGTGATCTCTTCACCGTGCGGAACGTGGGCAATGTGGTGGGCGACGACGGCCGGGACGCCTCCATCGAGGCAGCCCTGGAGTTTGCCCTCAACGAACTCTCGGTGGAGTCGATTGTGGTCTGCGGGCATTCGGGCTGCGGTGCCATGACCGCCCTGTGGGCGGACCCGGACGGCGCGGGCGATCGAGGCGCCATCGACGTCTGGCTCGACCACGCCCGGCCAAGCCTGATGGCTTTCCGCGACGGGCACCCCGTCCAGGCAGCTGCAGCCGAGGCGGGTTTCGGTGCCGTGGACCAGCTGGCCATGGTGAACGTTGCGGTCCAGCTGGACAGGCTCCTGGGCCACCCGGGATTGCGGGAACCGCTGGACTCAGGACGCGTCCACGTCGCAGGGCTGTTCTACGACATCTCCACGGCCCGCGTCCTGCAGATCACGCCCGACGGCATCGGCCACCTGGACGCCTCCCGGGAGAGCCGCTAA
- a CDS encoding Gfo/Idh/MocA family protein — MGNTANTVNPGSSAAVASTAAAAAPASAVHPAGAAPAKAVRKARIVLIGTGGRSEMYIRAIFGKHSDTAELVAFSDVNPGRVEFYQKLIQELGAPGPVAAFDPADLTAFIRDNDIDRVVVTTPDYTHADYIVEGLEAGADVVVEKPLTIDAEGCRRITRAVEETGRNVVVTFNYRYSPRNSALKEIIQSGVIGKVTSIDFSWVLDTVHGADYFRRWHREKKNSGGLLIHKASHHFDLVNWWIDDVPERVFASGGLKFYGDKNAAERGLGPRPERGTPDAGTGSAEKDPFALDLREDERLKALFLDNEHFDGYRRDQDVFTAGITIEDNLALVVDYHGGPILSYSLNAHSPWEGYRVAVNGTEGRAELEVVERAAVLHSTDKKTVVDPSATPVEEEDAVRRNGERLVVQRHWEAAYEVPIVNGEGGHGGGDELLLSDLFNGPGEDPLGRPSGYVDGLRSVSVGIAGNASLESGLPVRTADLGLGTDLRRTPQTRAQ, encoded by the coding sequence ATGGGCAACACAGCCAACACCGTCAATCCGGGCAGCAGTGCTGCCGTGGCCAGCACTGCCGCTGCCGCCGCCCCCGCCAGCGCTGTCCACCCCGCCGGCGCAGCCCCCGCCAAAGCGGTCCGCAAAGCGCGGATCGTCCTGATCGGCACGGGTGGCCGGTCCGAAATGTACATCCGCGCGATCTTCGGCAAGCATTCGGACACCGCTGAACTGGTGGCCTTCTCCGACGTCAACCCCGGCCGCGTGGAGTTCTACCAGAAGCTCATCCAGGAACTCGGCGCTCCCGGCCCCGTCGCAGCATTTGATCCCGCCGACCTGACCGCGTTCATCCGGGACAACGACATTGACCGCGTTGTGGTGACCACGCCGGACTACACCCACGCCGACTACATCGTGGAAGGCCTGGAAGCCGGTGCCGACGTGGTGGTGGAAAAGCCGCTGACCATCGATGCCGAAGGCTGCCGCCGGATCACCAGGGCCGTCGAAGAAACCGGCCGGAACGTGGTGGTCACCTTCAACTACCGCTACTCGCCGCGCAACAGCGCCCTGAAGGAGATCATCCAGAGCGGCGTGATCGGCAAGGTCACCTCGATCGACTTCAGCTGGGTTCTGGACACGGTCCACGGTGCGGACTACTTCCGCCGCTGGCACCGTGAGAAGAAGAACTCCGGCGGCCTGCTGATCCACAAGGCATCCCACCACTTCGACCTGGTCAACTGGTGGATCGACGACGTCCCGGAACGCGTTTTCGCCTCCGGAGGCTTGAAGTTCTACGGCGATAAGAACGCTGCCGAGCGTGGCCTGGGCCCGCGCCCGGAACGCGGAACGCCCGACGCCGGAACAGGCTCGGCAGAAAAGGATCCGTTCGCGCTGGACCTGCGGGAAGACGAACGCCTCAAGGCGCTCTTCCTGGACAACGAGCACTTCGACGGCTACCGCCGCGACCAGGACGTCTTCACGGCCGGCATCACCATCGAGGACAACCTCGCCCTCGTGGTGGACTACCACGGCGGCCCCATCCTCAGCTACTCGCTCAACGCCCACAGCCCGTGGGAAGGCTACCGCGTGGCAGTCAACGGCACCGAGGGCCGGGCGGAACTCGAAGTGGTGGAACGCGCCGCTGTCCTGCACAGCACGGACAAGAAGACCGTGGTGGACCCTTCGGCGACGCCCGTCGAGGAAGAGGACGCGGTGCGCCGCAACGGCGAACGCCTGGTGGTACAGCGCCACTGGGAGGCGGCCTACGAGGTGCCCATCGTCAACGGCGAAGGCGGCCACGGCGGCGGCGACGAGCTCCTCCTGTCCGATCTGTTCAACGGCCCCGGCGAGGACCCGCTGGGACGCCCCTCCGGCTACGTGGACGGACTTCGCTCCGTCTCGGTCGGCATCGCGGGCAACGCGTCCCTGGAGTCCGGGCTGCCGGTCCGCACTGCGGACCTGGGGCTCGGCACCGACCTCCGCAGAACCCCACAGACCCGGGCCCAGTGA
- a CDS encoding M24 family metallopeptidase produces MNTATQQAQQATTGTTTGPWNPADRAVKRRRVLDILDAAGRDSLLLTTNTALTWYLDGSRVHISLAGDPVAAMLVDRDGDHLVTYNNEAARIAAEELPDGVNLHTVPWHGQLHAAAAMLAPDGRPLAETDVAAELRTARQPFLPGESARYARLCADAAAAMTAVLSGTTPETTEFAVASALAARIVAMGAEPLVLLCSGAGRSGFRHPLPTHAPIGRRAMAVVCARRNGLVANVTRWVRFDAGTPGELDAEARIAAVEADIFDATVPGARLDGIFAEIQEAYLRHGFGADQWTLHHQGGPAGYAGRDPRATPGTDDAVVLNQTFTWNPSGPGVKIEDTVQLTETGITVLSVDPNWPAAVVNGIRRPLTLEL; encoded by the coding sequence ATGAACACCGCTACCCAACAGGCACAGCAGGCGACCACCGGCACCACCACGGGACCGTGGAACCCCGCAGACCGGGCCGTCAAGCGCCGGCGGGTCCTGGACATCCTGGATGCCGCGGGCAGGGACTCCCTGCTCCTGACCACCAACACGGCGCTGACCTGGTACCTGGACGGGAGCCGCGTCCACATCAGCCTCGCCGGCGACCCCGTCGCCGCCATGCTGGTCGACCGTGACGGTGACCATCTGGTCACCTACAACAACGAAGCCGCCCGGATTGCGGCAGAGGAACTGCCCGACGGCGTGAACCTCCACACGGTGCCCTGGCACGGGCAGCTGCACGCCGCCGCAGCCATGCTCGCACCTGACGGAAGGCCCCTTGCGGAGACTGATGTGGCCGCCGAGCTGAGGACCGCCCGCCAGCCGTTCCTGCCCGGCGAGAGCGCCCGGTACGCCCGGCTGTGCGCCGATGCCGCTGCAGCGATGACAGCCGTCCTTTCCGGCACCACCCCGGAAACCACCGAGTTCGCTGTGGCCTCCGCCCTGGCTGCACGGATCGTGGCGATGGGGGCCGAGCCGCTGGTGCTTCTGTGCAGCGGCGCCGGACGCAGCGGGTTCCGGCACCCGCTGCCTACCCACGCGCCGATCGGCCGGCGGGCCATGGCGGTGGTGTGCGCGCGGCGCAACGGACTGGTGGCCAATGTGACCCGCTGGGTGCGGTTTGACGCCGGAACCCCGGGCGAACTCGACGCCGAAGCCCGGATTGCCGCAGTAGAAGCGGACATTTTCGACGCCACTGTGCCCGGTGCACGGTTGGACGGCATCTTCGCTGAAATCCAGGAAGCCTACCTCCGCCACGGCTTCGGCGCAGACCAATGGACCCTCCACCATCAGGGCGGCCCGGCCGGTTACGCGGGCCGCGATCCCCGGGCGACGCCCGGCACCGACGATGCCGTGGTCCTCAATCAGACCTTCACCTGGAATCCTTCCGGTCCCGGAGTGAAGATCGAAGACACGGTCCAGCTGACGGAGACGGGGATCACCGTCCTCAGCGTGGACCCGAACTGGCCGGCCGCCGTCGTTAACGGCATCCGGCGGCCGCTGACCCTGGAGCTGTGA
- a CDS encoding LacI family DNA-binding transcriptional regulator: protein MGRRATTRRIGIADVALKAGVSHATVSRVMNGNFTVDPAIAERVRAAATELNYQPNPVGRSLALGKTDTIGIVVPDLSNPTFQAILRGLSMAAAQDGYRVLIADSSEVSSEEAILAGEARRRCDGLVLCAPRMGDAELEELAPSLQPMVLINRTTVDTHTPSLMVDYGQGIQELAEHLVDLGHTRLAFLAGPARSASNGLRLVGLEKFTAAHPEIDLKMLDGGSTFEVGHQSVDAVLASGATGILAFNDLVAMGLLSGLHERGVRVPEDISVTGFDDIPFARYTTPTLTTAAVPITELGQQAWHRMRDLIRHIPSDAAAEGPTVFQPRLEVRGSTGAVKG from the coding sequence TTGGGCAGGAGAGCCACCACCCGGCGAATCGGCATTGCCGACGTCGCCCTCAAGGCAGGCGTTTCACACGCGACCGTTTCGCGTGTGATGAACGGCAACTTCACTGTTGACCCCGCCATCGCCGAGCGCGTCAGGGCTGCGGCCACCGAACTGAACTACCAGCCGAACCCGGTGGGACGCAGCCTGGCGCTGGGAAAAACGGACACCATCGGCATTGTGGTGCCGGACCTCTCCAATCCCACCTTCCAGGCCATCCTCCGCGGCCTCAGCATGGCCGCCGCCCAGGACGGCTACCGGGTCCTGATCGCCGACTCCTCCGAAGTGTCCAGCGAGGAAGCCATCCTCGCCGGCGAGGCCCGCCGGCGCTGCGACGGACTGGTGCTCTGTGCGCCGCGCATGGGCGACGCCGAGCTGGAAGAGCTCGCGCCGTCACTCCAGCCCATGGTGCTGATCAACCGAACCACTGTGGACACGCACACGCCCAGCCTGATGGTGGACTACGGCCAGGGCATCCAGGAACTGGCCGAACACCTCGTGGACCTGGGCCACACGCGCCTCGCCTTCCTGGCCGGACCGGCCCGGAGCGCGTCGAACGGCCTGCGTCTCGTCGGACTGGAAAAGTTCACAGCGGCCCACCCGGAGATTGACCTCAAGATGCTCGACGGCGGCTCCACCTTCGAGGTAGGGCACCAGTCGGTGGATGCGGTCCTTGCCAGCGGAGCCACCGGCATCCTGGCCTTCAACGACCTCGTGGCCATGGGTCTGCTGAGCGGTCTCCACGAGCGCGGCGTCAGGGTCCCGGAGGACATTTCCGTCACCGGCTTCGACGACATCCCCTTTGCCCGCTACACCACTCCCACGCTCACCACGGCGGCGGTGCCCATCACCGAACTGGGCCAGCAGGCGTGGCACCGGATGCGGGACCTGATCCGCCACATCCCCTCCGATGCGGCCGCCGAAGGACCCACAGTGTTCCAGCCGCGGCTCGAAGTCCGCGGCAGCACGGGAGCGGTGAAGGGCTAG
- a CDS encoding 5-dehydro-4-deoxyglucarate dehydratase, with product MNFDGVLFFPVTPFTPEGTVDVGILKEHITSRLPHGPGGVFPACGTGEFHALSIDEVRTVVTAAVQAVAGQVPVVAGAGGPLGHALACARVAEEAGADALLVLPPYLVTGPTDGLVAYIEAVAAASSLPVIVYHRGNAKYTAASMARLAANPKVIGFKDGLGDVGLAQEIVSAINTSGRTDFLLFNGLLTAELTQGAYRGLGIPLYSSAAFAMAPEIAKAYYDAYISGDEDRRHALLDGFYAPLVRLRDQTPGFGVSLIKAGLRLGGLPVGPVRAPLVDPTEEQLVQLKSILAKGYELAGR from the coding sequence ATGAACTTCGACGGCGTACTGTTCTTCCCCGTCACACCCTTCACACCGGAAGGGACTGTCGATGTGGGCATCCTCAAGGAACACATCACCTCCCGTCTCCCGCATGGGCCCGGCGGAGTGTTCCCCGCCTGCGGCACCGGCGAGTTCCACGCGCTGAGCATTGACGAGGTGCGCACCGTTGTGACCGCCGCCGTCCAAGCCGTGGCGGGGCAGGTGCCGGTAGTTGCCGGCGCCGGCGGACCGCTGGGCCATGCGCTTGCCTGCGCCCGCGTGGCCGAGGAAGCGGGCGCCGACGCGCTGCTGGTCCTGCCGCCGTACCTTGTGACCGGCCCCACCGACGGTTTGGTGGCGTACATCGAAGCGGTGGCCGCGGCCAGCAGCCTGCCGGTGATCGTCTACCACCGCGGCAACGCCAAATACACGGCAGCCTCCATGGCACGGCTCGCCGCCAACCCCAAGGTGATCGGTTTCAAGGACGGGCTGGGCGACGTCGGCCTGGCCCAGGAGATCGTCAGCGCCATCAACACCAGCGGCCGCACGGACTTCCTGCTCTTCAACGGCCTGCTCACCGCGGAGCTGACCCAGGGCGCCTACCGCGGCCTGGGCATCCCGCTTTACTCCTCGGCAGCGTTCGCCATGGCCCCGGAAATCGCCAAGGCCTACTACGACGCCTACATCTCCGGCGACGAAGACCGCCGGCACGCGCTGCTGGACGGCTTCTACGCGCCGCTGGTGCGGCTCCGCGACCAGACCCCGGGTTTCGGCGTTTCCCTGATCAAGGCCGGGCTGCGCCTGGGCGGACTGCCGGTCGGACCGGTGCGGGCTCCGCTGGTTGACCCCACCGAGGAACAGCTCGTCCAGCTCAAGTCCATCCTGGCCAAGGGCTACGAGCTGGCCGGACGCTGA
- a CDS encoding mandelate racemase/muconate lactonizing enzyme family protein, translated as MGSPVAEAPVAAAVRTLPRITGLSSRLLTVPLLRSWGAEAPENHVIVTEVRTDDGGTGHGFSWTPTIGPQAVKALLDFDVAPFITGLEANPEGVWDQLWKRLHEAGGGGLTTIAMAGADLALWDLQARRAGTSVTGLLGQRQDSVEVYGSGVNLHYSIGELVAQVERWVAAGHNAVKIKVGKPDIREDVERVAAVRKVLGPHRKLMIDANQRWDLPATFRALEVLGEFGLEWLEEPLRADDLWAYRRLRQHSPVPIALGENLHNIYRFRDFIEAGAVDIIQPNIIRVGGITPFRRIVELARTHSIRVMPHLLPELSGQLALTMAEPTLVEDVEDASFEQLGVLDAPSPVQVGNSRLTLTGRPGLGFVFSGASADHQNRNSL; from the coding sequence ATGGGATCGCCAGTAGCCGAAGCGCCGGTCGCCGCGGCGGTGCGGACGCTGCCCCGGATCACCGGGCTGTCGAGCCGCCTGCTGACTGTTCCGCTCCTGCGGAGCTGGGGTGCGGAGGCACCGGAAAACCATGTGATCGTCACCGAAGTCCGGACGGACGACGGCGGCACGGGTCACGGGTTTTCGTGGACCCCCACCATCGGCCCGCAGGCGGTCAAAGCGCTCCTGGACTTCGACGTCGCGCCTTTCATTACCGGGCTCGAAGCGAACCCCGAGGGTGTGTGGGACCAGCTGTGGAAGCGGCTGCACGAAGCCGGGGGCGGGGGACTGACCACCATCGCCATGGCCGGCGCGGATCTTGCCCTGTGGGACCTGCAGGCGCGCCGCGCCGGAACCTCGGTCACCGGGCTTCTGGGCCAGCGCCAGGACTCCGTGGAGGTGTACGGTTCCGGCGTGAACCTGCACTACTCCATCGGGGAGCTCGTGGCGCAGGTGGAACGCTGGGTGGCTGCCGGGCACAACGCCGTCAAGATCAAGGTGGGCAAGCCGGACATCCGCGAAGACGTGGAACGCGTGGCCGCTGTCCGGAAGGTCCTGGGCCCCCACCGGAAGCTGATGATCGACGCCAACCAGCGCTGGGACCTGCCCGCCACATTCCGCGCCCTGGAGGTGCTGGGGGAGTTCGGCCTCGAATGGCTGGAAGAACCCCTCCGGGCTGACGACCTCTGGGCCTACCGCAGGCTGCGCCAACACTCGCCGGTACCCATCGCGCTGGGCGAGAACCTGCACAACATCTACCGCTTCCGCGACTTCATCGAGGCGGGAGCGGTGGACATCATCCAACCCAACATCATCCGTGTCGGCGGCATCACCCCGTTCCGCCGCATCGTGGAACTCGCCCGCACGCACAGCATCAGGGTCATGCCGCACCTGCTGCCGGAACTCTCCGGCCAGCTCGCGCTGACCATGGCCGAGCCCACCCTGGTGGAGGACGTCGAGGACGCCTCCTTCGAACAACTTGGCGTGCTGGACGCGCCCTCACCCGTGCAGGTCGGCAACAGCCGGCTCACACTCACTGGCAGGCCCGGGCTGGGGTTCGTCTTCTCCGGGGCATCCGCCGATCACCAGAACAGGAACTCACTGTGA
- a CDS encoding aldehyde dehydrogenase (NADP(+)) encodes MTTATLELTALTAAATRAAKSAAAASDVERAAWLNAVADALDANVTELVALADAETRLGAARLTGEVARTSGQLRLFATVITEGSYLEAVIDHADPSSTPPKPDLRRLLKPLGPVAVFSASNFPFAFSVAGGDTASALAVGCSVVVKAHSGHLRLSERTAEIVRDALAAAGAPDGLFALVSGRDAGTALVQDPAIKAVGFTGSIPGGRALFDLAVARPEPIPFYGELGSLNPVVITAEALKARGGELAAGLAGSFTLGAGQFCTKPGLVFIPAGTDFPALLAEAAKDKGAAPMLTERIADAYPDGLRAVAALTDASGRPAVQVVSGSVDQDATANGAAPVVFLTSAASVLERPAELLEECFGPTTLLIEYSGHDELAEALALVPGSLTATVHAQPDQDVSELVEQLSGLAGRVLFDGWPTGVAVNWAQQHGGPYPATTSLFTSVGATAVRRFQRPVAYQDAPEAVLHPALREANPLGIPRRVDGVLVLP; translated from the coding sequence GTGACAACAGCAACCCTCGAACTCACCGCCCTGACCGCCGCCGCCACCAGGGCGGCCAAATCCGCCGCAGCCGCGTCAGACGTCGAACGGGCCGCCTGGTTGAACGCCGTCGCCGATGCGCTGGACGCCAACGTGACGGAACTGGTGGCCCTCGCCGACGCGGAAACCCGGCTGGGCGCCGCGCGGCTCACCGGCGAGGTGGCCCGCACCTCCGGGCAGCTGCGGCTTTTCGCCACGGTGATCACCGAAGGTTCCTACCTTGAGGCCGTCATCGACCACGCCGACCCGTCGTCCACTCCGCCCAAGCCTGACCTGCGGCGGTTGCTGAAGCCGCTCGGCCCGGTGGCTGTCTTCTCGGCATCGAACTTCCCGTTCGCGTTCTCGGTGGCAGGCGGCGACACTGCGTCGGCGCTCGCCGTCGGCTGTTCAGTCGTTGTGAAGGCGCACTCCGGCCACCTCAGGCTCTCCGAACGGACAGCGGAAATCGTCAGGGATGCGCTGGCTGCAGCCGGTGCTCCCGACGGTCTGTTTGCCCTGGTCAGCGGACGGGACGCCGGCACCGCGCTGGTGCAGGATCCCGCCATCAAGGCCGTGGGCTTCACCGGATCCATTCCCGGCGGCCGGGCGTTGTTCGACCTCGCGGTTGCCCGGCCCGAACCCATTCCGTTCTACGGCGAACTCGGCAGCCTCAACCCCGTGGTGATCACGGCCGAGGCACTGAAGGCCCGTGGCGGCGAGCTGGCGGCAGGCCTGGCAGGTTCCTTCACCCTCGGCGCCGGGCAGTTCTGCACCAAGCCGGGGCTCGTGTTCATCCCGGCCGGAACCGACTTCCCGGCGCTGCTGGCGGAAGCCGCCAAGGACAAGGGCGCGGCTCCGATGCTGACCGAGCGCATCGCCGACGCCTACCCGGACGGACTCCGGGCGGTGGCCGCACTGACGGATGCGTCGGGCCGGCCTGCCGTGCAGGTGGTCAGCGGGTCGGTTGACCAGGACGCAACAGCGAACGGTGCGGCACCGGTGGTCTTCCTGACCTCCGCGGCCAGCGTGCTGGAGCGCCCGGCGGAACTGCTGGAGGAGTGTTTCGGCCCCACCACGCTGTTGATCGAATACTCCGGCCACGATGAGCTGGCCGAGGCGCTGGCCCTGGTGCCCGGCAGCCTGACCGCCACTGTCCACGCGCAGCCGGACCAAGACGTGTCGGAGCTGGTGGAGCAGCTGTCCGGTCTCGCCGGCCGGGTGCTGTTCGACGGCTGGCCCACCGGTGTTGCAGTGAACTGGGCCCAGCAGCATGGCGGGCCCTACCCGGCCACCACCTCGCTGTTCACCTCGGTGGGGGCGACGGCGGTGCGCCGCTTCCAGCGCCCCGTGGCCTACCAGGACGCTCCCGAAGCCGTGCTGCATCCCGCCCTCCGGGAAGCCAACCCGCTGGGAATCCCGCGGCGTGTGGACGGCGTCCTGGTGCTTCCCTAG
- a CDS encoding NAD-dependent epimerase/dehydratase family protein yields the protein MSRIFVTGGSGRLGRSVVAGLAGAGHHVISVDRDAVPAAQLPDGVEQRTADLLAPGEAERLLRETTPDAVVHLAAIAVPFSAPEDVIFSTNTRLAYAVISAATELRIGKIVTASSPTVLGYGSPAGWLPESFPVDEQTTPRPWNAYALSKLIAEQTVQMFAAAQGDDIRYAAFRPCYVISPEEWAGAPTQQGHTVRERLDDPALSAPALFNYVDARDVADFLDLLLAKMDSIPNGQTFFVGAADALATAPLAELMPRFLPGSSELAAGLTGTSPAFSITKARELLGWEPKRNWRTELKTETTLNDETPAVLVAAGTGSKETP from the coding sequence ATGAGCAGGATTTTTGTCACCGGCGGCTCCGGCCGGCTTGGGCGCAGTGTTGTTGCCGGCCTCGCCGGCGCAGGCCACCACGTCATCTCCGTGGACCGCGACGCTGTTCCCGCCGCCCAGCTGCCCGACGGCGTCGAGCAGCGCACGGCCGACCTCCTGGCGCCCGGGGAGGCGGAACGCCTCCTGCGCGAAACAACGCCCGACGCCGTCGTCCACCTCGCGGCGATCGCCGTGCCGTTCAGCGCGCCGGAAGACGTCATCTTCAGCACCAACACAAGGCTGGCGTACGCCGTCATCAGCGCGGCCACCGAACTGCGTATCGGCAAGATCGTCACGGCAAGCAGCCCCACGGTACTGGGCTATGGCTCGCCCGCGGGCTGGCTGCCGGAGAGCTTCCCGGTGGACGAGCAAACCACGCCGCGGCCCTGGAACGCCTATGCACTGTCCAAACTCATCGCTGAACAGACGGTGCAGATGTTCGCCGCAGCGCAGGGGGATGATATCCGCTATGCGGCCTTCCGGCCCTGCTATGTGATCTCGCCCGAGGAATGGGCGGGCGCGCCCACCCAGCAGGGCCACACCGTCCGTGAACGGCTGGATGATCCCGCGTTGTCCGCGCCCGCGCTCTTCAACTACGTGGATGCGCGGGATGTGGCGGACTTCCTGGACCTGCTGCTCGCCAAGATGGATAGCATCCCCAACGGCCAGACCTTCTTCGTGGGGGCAGCGGATGCGCTGGCCACCGCACCGCTTGCGGAGCTGATGCCCCGGTTCCTGCCCGGCAGCTCGGAGCTTGCCGCGGGACTCACGGGCACCAGCCCGGCATTCTCGATCACCAAGGCCCGTGAACTGCTCGGCTGGGAACCCAAACGCAACTGGCGGACCGAACTGAAGACTGAAACCACGCTCAACGACGAGACCCCTGCCGTGCTGGTCGCGGCCGGCACAGGATCAAAGGAGACCCCATGA